The following coding sequences are from one Geothrix sp. window:
- a CDS encoding hybrid sensor histidine kinase/response regulator encodes MSDPKPIDLRSVYDASLHFMGVLSPEGILLDANQTALGAVGLPLAEVQGRPFWETPWWTHDPDQQARLRAGIQRAARGESFEMETTHTTADGRVLVVSFSIRPLLDEQGRVVALLPEGRDISDLAREREQLRLSEMRFRSLVEHAPEAIVILDATTGRFVEANAQAEVLFKSDRAHLMALGPAQLSPEVQPDGRPSAEAAPAYIHRALVEGTVEFDWTHRTVDGELVPCEIRLLKLPGSAGDLVRGSMVDLRPRLAKERHLLESENKFRLLFERSVEGLLLLDGDRFTDCNQAVLDLLGCTEPEFLRLHPWELSPPVQPDGRSSEEKARDMIATAHARGVHRFEWMHRRMSGQDFPVEVTLIPIPLGGKDILFTSWRDITDRKKAEQDRLQLERQMLHAQKLESLGVLAGGIAHDFNNLLTAILANLNLAEAGVPEDSPVAARLRATEGAALKAAELTRQMLAYSGKGRFVVRAHDLNLVVREVTDLVKVSIAKKVNLHFSLEQGLPLVEADEAQLQQVILNLVTNASDAIGDAEGEIRVTTCARTLDETFVSATFPSQGLTPGLYAVLEVGDTGVGMTPEVLSRIFDPFFTTKPAGHGLGLSAIQGILRGHRAGLKVYSEPGRGTSFQVYLPATSAPLPQIIQLRSDHSDVVLSGRVLLVDDENSILEVTAKALERLGFDVETAADGREAIELFSKCPEVFRLALVDLTMPRMDGRECFKALRAIRPDLPVVLCSGFSEQESVKAFLGEGLAGFIQKPYSMGMLRKALIEALHS; translated from the coding sequence ATGTCCGATCCGAAACCCATCGACCTCCGGTCCGTCTACGACGCGAGCCTCCACTTCATGGGGGTGCTTTCGCCGGAGGGGATCCTCCTGGACGCCAACCAGACCGCCTTGGGGGCCGTGGGTCTTCCGCTGGCCGAGGTCCAGGGGCGGCCCTTCTGGGAGACGCCCTGGTGGACGCATGACCCGGACCAGCAGGCCCGGCTCAGGGCCGGCATCCAGCGGGCCGCCCGGGGCGAGTCCTTCGAGATGGAGACCACCCATACCACCGCGGACGGCCGGGTCCTGGTGGTGAGCTTCAGCATCCGCCCCCTTCTGGATGAGCAGGGGCGGGTGGTGGCCCTCCTGCCGGAAGGCCGGGACATCTCCGACCTGGCGCGGGAGCGGGAGCAGCTACGCCTGTCCGAGATGCGATTCCGGTCGCTGGTCGAGCACGCGCCGGAGGCCATCGTGATCCTGGATGCCACCACCGGCCGCTTCGTGGAGGCGAACGCCCAGGCCGAGGTTCTTTTCAAGTCCGACCGGGCCCATCTGATGGCCCTGGGGCCCGCCCAGCTGAGCCCGGAAGTCCAGCCGGACGGCCGGCCCAGCGCCGAGGCCGCCCCCGCCTACATCCACCGGGCCCTGGTGGAGGGGACGGTGGAATTCGATTGGACCCACCGGACCGTGGACGGCGAGCTCGTCCCCTGTGAAATCCGCCTGCTGAAACTGCCGGGATCCGCCGGGGACCTGGTCCGGGGCAGCATGGTGGACCTGAGGCCGCGGCTGGCGAAGGAGCGCCACCTCCTGGAGAGCGAGAACAAGTTCCGCCTGCTCTTCGAGCGCAGCGTGGAGGGCCTCCTCCTGCTGGACGGGGACCGCTTCACGGACTGCAACCAGGCCGTCCTCGACCTGCTGGGCTGCACTGAACCGGAATTCCTGAGGCTCCATCCCTGGGAGCTTTCCCCGCCGGTCCAGCCCGATGGCCGCTCCAGCGAGGAGAAGGCCCGGGACATGATCGCCACGGCCCATGCCCGGGGCGTGCACCGCTTCGAGTGGATGCACCGGCGCATGTCCGGCCAGGACTTCCCCGTCGAAGTGACGCTCATCCCCATCCCCCTGGGGGGGAAGGACATCCTGTTCACCTCCTGGCGCGACATCACCGACCGCAAGAAGGCCGAGCAGGACCGGCTCCAGCTGGAGCGCCAGATGCTCCACGCGCAAAAGCTGGAGAGCCTGGGTGTCCTGGCCGGCGGCATCGCCCACGACTTCAACAACCTGCTGACCGCCATCCTGGCCAACCTCAACCTCGCAGAGGCCGGGGTCCCCGAGGACAGTCCCGTGGCTGCGCGGCTGCGGGCCACCGAGGGGGCGGCCCTCAAGGCGGCCGAGCTGACGCGTCAGATGCTCGCCTATTCGGGCAAGGGCCGGTTCGTGGTGAGAGCCCATGACCTGAACCTGGTCGTGCGGGAAGTGACGGACCTCGTGAAGGTCTCCATCGCCAAGAAGGTGAACCTGCACTTCTCGCTGGAGCAGGGCCTGCCCCTGGTGGAAGCGGACGAGGCCCAGCTTCAGCAGGTCATCCTCAATCTGGTTACCAATGCCAGTGATGCCATCGGGGATGCGGAAGGGGAGATCCGGGTCACCACCTGCGCCCGCACCCTGGACGAGACCTTCGTTTCGGCCACCTTCCCCAGCCAGGGCCTGACGCCAGGTCTCTACGCAGTGCTGGAGGTCGGGGACACCGGCGTCGGCATGACGCCCGAGGTGCTGTCCCGGATCTTCGATCCCTTCTTCACCACGAAACCCGCGGGACACGGGCTGGGGCTCTCGGCCATCCAGGGCATCCTCCGCGGGCACCGGGCCGGATTGAAGGTGTATTCGGAGCCCGGCCGCGGGACCAGCTTCCAGGTCTACCTGCCGGCGACCTCGGCGCCCCTGCCGCAGATCATCCAGCTCCGCTCAGATCACTCCGATGTCGTCTTGAGCGGCCGGGTGCTGCTGGTCGATGACGAGAACTCCATTCTGGAGGTCACGGCCAAGGCCCTGGAGCGGCTCGGATTCGACGTCGAGACGGCGGCCGATGGGCGGGAGGCGATCGAGCTGTTCTCGAAGTGTCCGGAGGTGTTCCGCCTGGCCCTGGTGGATCTGACCATGCCCAGGATGGACGGCCGGGAGTGCTTCAAGGCCCTCCGCGCCATCCGGCCCGATCTGCCGGTGGTGCTGTGCAGTGGCTTCAGCGAGCAGGAATCGGTCAAGGCCTTCCTCGGCGAGGGGCTGGCCGGGTTCATCCAGAAGCCCTACTCGATGGGCATGCTGCGGAAGGCCCTGATCGAGGCCCTGCACAGCTGA
- a CDS encoding S9 family peptidase: MNPVSMSRLLWPGLALVLALPLAAGGAEAPAPKGAKAVAVEAKQNQLPPLIDRDKFFGNPVIAGAQLSPDGKWIAFLKPYKETRNVWVKKVGEPYSKGRLITADPKRPIPGFFWSRDGRQILFVQDKDGDENYNVYAVDPAAAPAPGKDAPEARNLTAAKGARAQILSVPKADPDTIYVGLNDRDAAWHDVYKVKISTGERTLIRKNTERIAGWVFDKKANLRLAVRTTEKGDTEILRVDPTRFVKVYECTVFESAGPVAFHKDGKRVYLETNKGKRNLAELVLFDPATGEEVKLESDPKGRVDFGSAIFSDLTDELLATTYEDERTRIYWKNKAWEADYKLLQKKLPGREIGLGSMTTDEQLVMITAYSDRDPGSRYLFDRRTKKLSLEYISREDLPREHMAAMQPIHYKSSDGLEIPAYLTLPKGVPAKDLPLVVVPHGGPWARDSWGFNNMAQFLANRGYAVLQPNFRASTGYGKAFLNAGNNQWGDLMQDDITWGVKHLVANGTVDSKRVGIMGGSYGGYASLAGVAFTPDLYAAAVPIVGPSNLLTLLETIPPYWESFRIIFHTRMGNPATPEGKKQLERQSPLNSAAKIKTPLLVVQGANDPRVKKAESDQIVIALRDRGFPVEYLCAPDEGHGFARPVNSQAMFAAAEKFLAKYLHARYQEGGKPDVMQRLPEITVDPKTVVLAKKADAASVAVPKPVANPTAGTFTYAGTIAMGPQSMPISMVRTVKEEGGSWVVTDTAKLPMGEAVDTTTMAKDTLAPQKRQVKQGPVAIEIVFEGSKATGTMAMGAEPKPFSIDLGGGAYADGSGSQDALACLPLAVDYSVTFRNVDLQKQKVQLKQAKVLAQEEVKVPAGSFKAWKVELTSAEGDPGSTTMWVDTATRKVLKTVSTLPQMGGAVVTVELQN, translated from the coding sequence ATGAACCCTGTGTCCATGTCCCGCCTTCTCTGGCCGGGTCTCGCGCTGGTCCTGGCGCTGCCCCTGGCCGCCGGGGGCGCCGAAGCCCCGGCTCCCAAAGGAGCCAAAGCCGTCGCCGTGGAAGCCAAGCAGAACCAGCTTCCACCCCTCATCGACCGGGACAAGTTCTTCGGGAACCCCGTGATCGCCGGAGCCCAGCTCTCGCCGGATGGCAAGTGGATCGCCTTCCTCAAGCCCTACAAGGAGACGCGCAACGTCTGGGTGAAGAAGGTGGGTGAGCCCTACAGCAAGGGCCGGCTCATCACGGCGGATCCCAAGCGCCCCATCCCGGGCTTCTTCTGGAGCCGGGACGGAAGGCAGATCCTCTTCGTGCAGGACAAGGATGGCGACGAGAACTACAACGTCTACGCCGTGGACCCCGCAGCCGCGCCGGCCCCCGGCAAGGACGCCCCCGAAGCCCGCAACCTGACCGCCGCCAAGGGCGCCCGGGCGCAGATCCTCTCCGTGCCCAAGGCCGACCCCGACACGATCTATGTGGGCCTCAACGACCGGGACGCCGCCTGGCACGACGTCTACAAGGTGAAGATTTCCACGGGCGAGCGCACCCTGATCCGCAAGAACACCGAGCGCATCGCCGGCTGGGTCTTCGACAAGAAGGCCAACCTGCGCCTCGCCGTGCGCACCACGGAGAAGGGCGACACCGAGATCCTGCGCGTGGATCCCACCCGCTTCGTCAAGGTCTACGAGTGCACCGTGTTCGAATCCGCCGGCCCCGTGGCCTTCCACAAGGATGGCAAGCGGGTCTACCTGGAGACCAACAAGGGGAAGCGGAACCTCGCGGAGTTGGTGCTCTTCGATCCCGCCACGGGCGAAGAAGTGAAGCTCGAGTCCGATCCCAAGGGCCGTGTGGATTTCGGCAGCGCCATCTTCTCCGACCTTACGGATGAGCTGCTGGCCACCACCTACGAGGATGAGCGAACCCGGATCTACTGGAAGAACAAGGCCTGGGAGGCCGACTACAAGCTGCTGCAGAAGAAGCTGCCGGGTCGCGAGATCGGTCTCGGCTCCATGACCACCGATGAGCAGCTGGTCATGATCACGGCCTACAGCGACCGCGACCCCGGTTCCCGCTACCTGTTCGATCGCCGCACCAAGAAGCTCAGCCTGGAGTACATCTCTCGGGAGGACCTGCCGCGCGAGCACATGGCCGCCATGCAGCCCATCCACTACAAGTCCAGTGATGGCCTTGAGATTCCGGCCTACCTCACCCTGCCCAAGGGCGTGCCCGCCAAGGACCTTCCCCTGGTCGTGGTGCCGCATGGCGGCCCCTGGGCTCGGGACAGCTGGGGCTTCAACAACATGGCCCAGTTCCTGGCCAACCGTGGTTACGCCGTGCTGCAGCCCAATTTCCGCGCCTCCACCGGCTATGGGAAGGCATTCCTGAACGCCGGCAACAACCAGTGGGGCGATCTCATGCAGGACGACATCACCTGGGGCGTGAAGCACCTGGTGGCCAACGGCACGGTCGATTCCAAGCGCGTGGGCATCATGGGCGGCTCCTACGGCGGCTATGCCTCCCTGGCGGGCGTGGCCTTCACCCCTGACCTCTACGCCGCGGCGGTGCCCATCGTGGGGCCCTCGAACCTCCTGACCCTGCTGGAAACCATCCCCCCCTACTGGGAGTCCTTCCGCATCATCTTCCACACCCGCATGGGCAACCCCGCCACGCCCGAGGGCAAGAAGCAGCTGGAGCGCCAGTCCCCCCTGAACTCCGCCGCCAAGATTAAGACGCCCCTCCTTGTGGTGCAGGGCGCCAATGACCCCCGCGTGAAGAAGGCCGAGAGCGACCAGATCGTCATCGCCCTGCGCGACCGGGGCTTCCCCGTGGAGTACCTCTGCGCCCCGGACGAGGGCCATGGCTTCGCCCGGCCCGTCAACAGCCAGGCCATGTTCGCGGCCGCCGAGAAGTTCCTGGCCAAGTACCTGCACGCCCGCTACCAGGAAGGCGGCAAGCCCGACGTCATGCAGCGCCTGCCCGAGATCACGGTGGATCCCAAGACCGTGGTGCTGGCGAAGAAGGCTGATGCCGCCTCCGTCGCCGTGCCCAAGCCCGTGGCCAACCCCACGGCCGGTACCTTCACCTATGCCGGCACCATCGCCATGGGCCCCCAGAGCATGCCCATCTCCATGGTCCGCACCGTGAAGGAGGAGGGCGGCTCCTGGGTTGTGACGGACACGGCCAAGCTGCCCATGGGCGAGGCCGTGGACACCACCACCATGGCCAAGGACACCCTGGCGCCCCAGAAGCGGCAGGTGAAGCAGGGCCCCGTTGCCATCGAGATCGTCTTCGAGGGTAGCAAGGCCACCGGCACCATGGCCATGGGCGCCGAGCCCAAGCCCTTCAGCATCGACCTCGGCGGCGGTGCCTACGCCGACGGCTCGGGCTCCCAGGATGCCCTGGCCTGCCTGCCCCTGGCGGTGGACTACAGCGTCACCTTCCGCAACGTGGACCTGCAGAAGCAGAAGGTCCAGCTCAAGCAGGCGAAGGTCCTGGCCCAGGAAGAGGTGAAGGTGCCCGCGGGCAGCTTCAAGGCCTGGAAGGTGGAGCTCACCTCCGCCGAAGGCGATCCCGGCAGCACCACGATGTGGGTGGACACCGCCACCCGCAAGGTGCTCAAGACCGTCTCGACCCTGCCCCAGATGGGCGGCGCCGTGGTCACGGTGGAACTGCAGAACTGA